TAAAATCGTCAAATATTTATGTAAGCGTTCATATCCTCTCAATAAATTAAGGCTTTATTAATACTTTGTACTGCTTTggaactgggggaaaaaaaaacctttgaagaGGTGACACGTTggaaattactattattttctttttcttttcttttgggaaaaaatgtaGTCTTTACTGGGTGTTTTTAAATCGAATCTTGTGAGGAGTTTATAAATACTAGAAGAAAGCATCCTATTATGTGTGTCAGAAAACAAAGAGTGGTACTTCTAAAAGTTGTTGGAAACCCCATTATCAAATCCCTGCTATGTGAGACTAGCTAGGAAAATACACTACCAAAATTATGTTAGGAGAAGTCCTAATTACCTCAGacatgtggagaaaaaaaacatatatgaaGTTAATTTCTTCCTGTATTAATAGGAAGAAACAACGACCAGCAACTTCTTTTAGGTGACCAGTCAGGCACACATCTAGTGAAATAAGGTGGTAATAGGACTTTCTAgctaaattatttgtatttttgtgtattgcaTTAAAATGTACCATATTAACATGGCATCTTACTCCAGTGTTTTTTAAGGTGTAGTccaccaatatccctcatgaacttGTTAAAATGCATGCTCCTTGATCCACCCCCAAATACTAAAATCTGTCTCTTCATGGATTGGGGCTCAGAATTTGCCTTTTAACGAGCTTTTCAAGGGGTTctgattttcattaaaatctaACCTAAGGTAACTCCAGAGCATCCAACAGCCGCAGGACCAGCCACTGAGAATTACTGCCTCAGGACCACAAGGGTCATCTTCAATGGATTTGTGTGACTTCCCCTGACGCTGACTATAACTTTCACGCACAATTGAGTGTTGTGTGGGGATTCTTCTAGGGAGAGTGTTCGTTAGGTTTTCATTAGATTTGAAGGAATTCCTGTTGCCATCTCTCTCATGCATCCCAGTTTAGGGACAAGAAAATTCTCAGATACTAGATAAAGCATGTAAACCATGTCTTCAGCTTTCTTCCAAAGCAAATATTTccattgtttcttcaaaaatTATGGGATGGCCACCAGTTCCTGGTTATCCCACTTTCTGCATGGCTGAAGAAAGCCCTGTAAGGCTGACTTTCTTTTTTGCCCAGGAACGTATATGGTAAGCCCTTCCTTGGACACAGAAGAGAAACTGGCTTATGTCCCTATCACGAATAATTTATGCATATCTTTTTATGTGCTGTCTATGCATATTTTATCTAGAACCTTCTAGAGGCAGAGTGTCTTTAATTTTTGTACAACTTCTGAGCACTGGGTTAAAATAAACTGAGGTTAACAAGTGGTCAAACAGTTTTCCACATGTCTTAATGAAGAGAAGGAGTGTGAGAGGCATCTTCTCCTCTATACCTGTGATAACAACTTTTGGCTTCCCAGTACATTTTTGGAGATCCTGGTTGGGTAAAGGATGTGAGTTGGTGATTCTGAGTATCAGTTCACAGTCACTTCTCTTGGACTGTGGTCAAGCACTAATGTTTACGAACAATGGCAAATTAAAAAGCATCACTGAGATTCGAATACCTGTGGAATGTCTGCCCAGCTTTAGCATGCGTAGAGCCCTGAGCAGCCTCAAAACCTGCACAATACGCCCCACATTTTCCAGCTCCTGTGTCGTCTGGCTCCCACTCAGGCTCTCTACCAGAAGAGTGATGTAGAAGGGCAAGATGGCAAGAAGGTCTATGATGTTTGGCACCTTTCTCAGGAAGCGGCACCTGTCCCGCACGCACAGGAAGCGCAGGACAAACTCCCCGGTGAACCAGCTAATACACACATACTCCAGGATTTCCAGCAGCTGCAGGTCCAGCCAGCTTAATTCAGCTGACATCAGGGCCATGTTGACGATGGACACCACCACAAAGATGATGGAGATGACCCCAAAGATTCGAGCAGCTGTGGAAGATCCAGGTTTCTCCAGGATGTTCCAGAGCTTCTGACGGACAGTGGGACAAGGTCCTTGGGAGAAGTCTTGTTCACTCTCATGTTGACTTTCCTGGTCTTCTGTGTCCTTCTTAAAGTCTAACGTTTCACTCAGCTCCTTTCTTCTGAAGTATCTTTTAGAGAAAACAACTTGGTGATTagtctaactttttaaaaataaagacatcaaaagaaaattaaacttagCAGTGAGGTCATGCTTTTTAGGTCAGTAAAACGCAGAAAATGTCCATTCATATTTTACCCAGGCTGTCTCCTGCCTACAGTACTCAGAACTTCtcatttaggattatttttaaaatgaccctTTCTTGGTAGAAGGTTATGCAAAAGGATTTATACATAGCAAATCTACTTTAATGCATTTTATTACCCATTTTTCTTGTAACAGGAACAGAAGTTTGCCATATGGAACTCTTGTGTGCATGTAATGGAAAGGTCTTCGTGAAGAAATAGTACTAATAACAAGATAATAGCAAAGTCATCATCAAAGTGCCACAAATATTCACGGTCAAGGAACCAATTTTCTATCTCCTGTATTTAAAGCAGTTCTCCATCCAAGTTTAAAGTTAGTGttcttcaaaaactaatgatgtactatacgttggctaattgaacattaaaaaaatgccaaaaaagaataaaaaaataaaaataaaaaagttagtGTTCTAGGTCTGATAAATGATAATGCTTCCTACTGAAACCTCCATCTCTATACATGCACCTTTGGATTATAGCTTTTCtgactcatttattcaatcatcaaatatttatttcaggcCTGACCTCCTTTGCCTTAAAAACGAGTTGGCACACATTCATTCAAAAAAGGAAGAGGTTCAGAAGGTTCCAATACAAAGCTGGCTCTGACGCTGTCCAGACCTCACCGCCACCCCACCTCACAGCTCAGAAATGGCCTCAGGTATTCTGAGGCCTGGATTCAGCGAGGCTTGTGTGAAGCTCCTATCTTACCTCTGCTGCCCTCTCTCCACTGCACCCGCCTCCCCGCCCAGCCACCGCGCGCCTCTCGGGTACCTGTCCCTGCAGCAGGAGTCGATGCTGAGCTCGTCGATGCCCCAGTACTGGATCTCCTGGAGGAAGGAGAGCGCGCACAGCTGCTCCATGACGTGCAGGCGGCCGGTGCGGTAGTAGTGCAAGACGTAGCGGAATGCTTGCGAGCTGCGGTCGAAGAAGTACTCGTTGTCCACGGGGTTGGCATCATCGCAGAACTCCAGGGGGCTGGGGACGGCGGTCAGGGCCCCGGGGCGGCGGCACGAGGCCACCACCACGGCCAGCTTGCCAAGGCGCGTGTGCGGGAAGCAGGACAGCGCCTGCTGCGAGAGCACGAAGCGGCTGCCGCCCACGTTGACCGTGAAGCAGTCCCCGAGCGCCAGGGGCTCCCCTTCACCCTCGCTGCAGAAAACGCTGGACTCCAGCGAGGTCAGGGAGCAGCTGTCCAGCGGCGAGTCCGGCGGCGCCCGCCTTCGGGGAGGCAGCTCCATCCCCGCCGCCGTTCTCGGAGGGCGCCACAAAGTTGGGAGGCGCGCCGGAAGCCTCGGTCCGGCGAGGGTGGTGGCACGGCCCCTGGTGGCGGCCGGGATTTCCCTGACTCCCGAGGGGGGTGCCTCCCGCCCGCGCACCCCTCCACTCTCCACCCCCTGTGCTCGTTCCGCCTGTGGCCGCTAGGGCGCGGCGAGTGCGCGAGAGCAGCGCACCAGTGCCGGGGCGCCGAGGCTGAGGCGAGAGGAGGGGTCGCGCGGGGGAAATGCTTAGACGCCGTCTAAGCGGGGACAGCCCCGGGGCACACTGCTAGGCGCCGAGGCCCTTCCCGGActtacgcccccccccccccaataagtTTGTGCTGGAGATTCTCAGCCCGAGAGGTGTACGGCTTGAATGCTTCGCTACCTGGGGCGTGGAGCAggcggggagggagaggtgggagctctagagtgggggaggaggaacaaGATGACTCTTGGGGGGAACGAACCGAGGCAAGGGGAATGGTCAGTAAGACTCACTCCAGCCCAGGAGACTAAGAGGAAAAGTTCAGAAAGCAGGGGAAGTGGTAGCCGGGTCTGAGTTTCCAACTCGAGGCTTTGTATTCCTCCGTCTTTTCCTGCGGCGGCTTCAGAGACCTCCCCGGGAGTGGTCGCTGGGGGCGTGAGCACGTGGCGGAGGGTGCCCAGGGCGAGGGGGCCGCATCATCTGCTCCCATTCATTCTCATTCAAGTCTGATTGTCACTCACGCtctattttcttctccctccctctggttTTGACCTCCTGGTTGAGAAATAAGGATAATTGGTAATGACTTTTAACTGAAGTCCCAGTGAATCACTAAGAACTAGGGGTCACGACCATTGCCAGTTCCCGCCGCGTATCCAGGCACTTTGCACCCTTCGGCTTAGCCATTTCTACCGGTACAAGTTTCCCGGAAAGCAGGCGTTCTAGGCTCGTTCCTCGGCATACAGCGGAGCTCTCATTTTAGGAGAAGGGAAGGCAAAAAGACAAGGAATAGAACAGGCGTGGGCTGGGGCAGGAGTTTAAATAGTAACGACGACTCGGTAAAGGGAGCAGCCGAGCGCCGTGCCCAGGTGAGACTAGAGGTGTGGCCACTGGGCCCCTTGGAGTCGCGCCCCAGCCAACCTGTTGGAcacggggcgggggtggggaggagggcagggtgaCTCACCTTCCGCTCCCGGCACATCTGCGCAGCGCTCAGAGGCCGTGGCTGGTTCGGTTGCCTTGGTTAGATCTCCCGGTGTACACGTGAGGTCTGACTTGACAGGTCCAGGAGGAAGACTGTGCTGGAGGCTGAGCTCGGCGCTGGCGCCCGTCGCCTAGCCTCGCCTCATCTCTCCCGCCTCCGGCTCCGGCCCCTCGGCCGCCCCCGCCCGCGCTAGCGAGCCATTCGCGGTTCCAGCACCAGCTGTGGGGAATGCTGCGAGCCGAGGGAGGTGAGAccggaggaggaagagaagcactCCGTGACTCTGAATATTCTGTTCATCCTGAAGACACCTCAAGGATCCTGTTCGGATTCCCGTTTCCCTGAGCTGTGTGCTCACAAAGGCTCAAGAACAAAATTTTCCATAAGTCTGCTAAACTCAGGGTTAAGGTAGTTATAGTAACTGCTTTGTGTGGCATGGTTCAAGGTTTTCTCAATATTTCCAGCAAGTATCTGAGAATactgaatttttcaatttttcaatctTTGCAAAACAGGGTGAAGcacacatctttttttccttgtaagtagttttaaaaagtatatataaagagATGAGCAGGGAGCTTGGTACAGTGGGAAAAACTTTTTCATAAATTGACTCAAAACGTGGCTGTTCGGTTCTggcatacccattttacagaaggaggaaattgaggaaaacagagaagttaagtgatttaGTTAGGGTTGTACAATCCAAATTCAAACTCAGGACTAATTGTCAGAGGCTGCCCTCTTAAACACAATGCTTGGGCCGTCCCCTTTTTGTGTGACTTTCAAATAAATCagtgtgtttgcttttatttactttttaatttatttttgcaaatttctaAAGGAGGGCAGGAGTTTCGTGGTTTTTCCTGatctttcaacaaatgtttactgagcatccaCTATGCACCAGACACTATTCTAGGTGTTTCAGATAGATCCAcgaagaaaagcagagaagatcCTTGTCCTTGTGGAACTAAAGTTTTTCCTATGTGAATAAAGAGCAActttagagaaaattttaaaacaacactgTAGTATTTATAGGTTATGGTTCTTTTGACAGCTATCCATTTGGATAACTTTTGCCTCTAGGAAGAACTCTTCCATACAGAAAATATGGAGGAGTTAAAATTATCCTGGTAAATACTTCATCATTACGTTTAGGTTCTGTGTTAATTTATTTAAGGTAGCAGAGCTTCTCTTACAGAGGAAGTAAAACTCCCCCAGCGTCTCTGTTGTAGCTTATCTGGGCATTGAGAAAGGCAGAAGTCCACAGTTCCACTGAGCCTTATTCATACCCTCGTGTAAATAACTTTCGTCAAATGATGAACGTTAAAGGTCTACCCTTGCTTTACAGATTGtggtgaggaaggaagaaagctttCGGAGGAGAATGACAGCTTTCAATGAGAAGGAAGATCTTGGACAGGTAACCAGGGGTTAGTTAACAAGTGGTGACTGAGGCTTGTAGGTCTCCGGCACTGCCACACCAGGACCCTAGACTTCAGTTGTAGTTAGTGGCATCTGGTAGAAGGAATTATAACAGTAACCACCTTTGAAGTGTAAAGCCCAAGCTAAGCATCTGAATTCTTACAAGGATCCCATGAAGTATGGTCTTCCTAAGTTACAGATCTCAGCTCAGAGGCTCACAGGCACTAAGGAACTTTTCCAGTTTTATAGTGAATATGTGAAGGACTATATGAAGGGATCAAAACTGGGGTCTTTCTGACTCCAGATTTTATCTCAACTACTAAAAGCCTAAAATTTTCAATTGGGCTTCAACTGTGATTGAAACAATTTCcgctaaataaaataatcataactAGAGAGATGATGACTAGTTAACTGGGAGTATATAAACACAAAtgacccatttaaaaatatagagtcTCTTGGGTAATAAAAATTTCTGCCTTCCTCCGTGTCATTTTCCCTTTAATCTATCATTTCTCGTTCTCCATTGATTACCCACGTTTGAGTCAGAGAGCCCAATGAAAAGGAAACGATAAATAAGAGCGGAAATAAGGCCATTCAAAGGATCTCCTTCCTGGTCTCTGATCTTGACCTGAGGTATGCCCTAAAATATGTCAAGAAGTTAAAGGAGAATTGCTGATAAGTACTTGGGGGTGGTGAGGTCTTGCTTTCAATTTCATTCCTACAAAGCATGGGAGGAATGTGATTGTCACGTAGGAGGCAGCACAGTACTGAGATGTGAAAACTCAACATTCGAATGGCTTTGGCTATATTCTCTCCAGTCATCAGGTGTTATATCAGGTGATTTTCCATTAACAGTCTTGTTAGGAAATGCTC
This genomic window from Ursus arctos isolate Adak ecotype North America unplaced genomic scaffold, UrsArc2.0 scaffold_6, whole genome shotgun sequence contains:
- the KCNV1 gene encoding potassium voltage-gated channel subfamily V member 1, which codes for MELPPRRRAPPDSPLDSCSLTSLESSVFCSEGEGEPLALGDCFTVNVGGSRFVLSQQALSCFPHTRLGKLAVVVASCRRPGALTAVPSPLEFCDDANPVDNEYFFDRSSQAFRYVLHYYRTGRLHVMEQLCALSFLQEIQYWGIDELSIDSCCRDRYFRRKELSETLDFKKDTEDQESQHESEQDFSQGPCPTVRQKLWNILEKPGSSTAARIFGVISIIFVVVSIVNMALMSAELSWLDLQLLEILEYVCISWFTGEFVLRFLCVRDRCRFLRKVPNIIDLLAILPFYITLLVESLSGSQTTQELENVGRIVQVLRLLRALRMLKLGRHSTGLRSLGMTITQCYEEVGLLLLFLSVGISIFSTVEYFAEQSIPDTTFTSVPCAWWWATTSMTTVGYGDIRPDTTTGKIVAFMCILSGILVLALPIAIINDRFSACYFTLKLKEAAVRQREALKKLTKNIATDSYISVNLRDVYARSIMEMLRLKGRERASTRSSGGDDFWF